In Calothrix sp. PCC 7507, one DNA window encodes the following:
- a CDS encoding IS110 family transposase: MSKIVLGIDISKKDFHVTLILENQTTKSKVFKNNPEGFLVLKNWLSKQGATQVHGCMEATSTYGEALAEFLVENGHKVSVVNPSRIKGFAKSELLRTKTDKVDAAVIARFCLAIAPELWTPLPVEVKELQALLRRLESLTDMYQQEQNRLETATPTVAALIESHLEQLKQLIVQVKQLIHDHFERHPDLKAKRDLLTSIPGIGEQTAAVLLTEIGCLEQYRNARQLAAHAGLTPQERSSGSSVQAKSHLSRIGNARLRKALYMPAVAAMRHNPLLKLFAQRLLDRGKVKMQVLGAVMRKLLHFAFAILKSQKPFDPDYLAHAS, encoded by the coding sequence ATGTCAAAAATAGTTCTCGGTATCGATATCAGTAAAAAAGATTTTCATGTGACTTTGATACTGGAGAACCAAACCACAAAATCCAAAGTCTTTAAAAACAATCCAGAAGGTTTTCTTGTCCTGAAAAATTGGCTCTCCAAACAAGGAGCGACTCAAGTTCATGGCTGCATGGAAGCGACAAGCACCTATGGCGAAGCATTGGCAGAGTTTTTAGTGGAGAATGGTCACAAAGTCAGTGTGGTCAATCCATCCCGCATTAAAGGATTTGCCAAGAGCGAACTACTTCGTACTAAGACGGACAAAGTAGATGCCGCAGTGATTGCGCGTTTTTGTCTGGCGATTGCCCCAGAACTTTGGACTCCTTTACCAGTTGAGGTGAAAGAGCTTCAAGCGCTCCTTCGTCGTTTAGAATCGCTCACGGACATGTACCAACAGGAGCAGAATCGGTTAGAAACTGCCACACCCACTGTTGCCGCTTTAATTGAGTCTCATTTAGAGCAGTTAAAACAGCTGATTGTCCAGGTGAAACAACTGATTCACGACCACTTTGAGCGCCATCCTGATTTGAAGGCCAAGCGCGACCTTTTAACCTCAATCCCTGGTATTGGTGAGCAGACTGCGGCTGTGCTGTTAACCGAAATCGGTTGTCTTGAACAATACCGCAACGCTCGCCAGTTAGCTGCTCATGCTGGCTTAACTCCCCAAGAACGTTCTAGTGGTTCTTCGGTACAAGCTAAGTCTCACTTATCGCGAATTGGCAATGCCCGACTCCGAAAGGCACTTTATATGCCTGCTGTCGCTGCTATGCGCCATAATCCTTTGCTGAAATTATTTGCACAGCGATTACTTGACCGTGGCAAGGTCAAAATGCAAGTCCTTGGTGCTGTTATGCGTAAGCTCTTGCATTTTGCTTTTGCGATTTTAAAATCCCAAAAGCCTTTTGACCCTGATTATCTCGCTCATGCCTCTTGA
- the crtR gene encoding beta-carotene hydroxylase, translating into MLTSEAQKPLAIPPKEFLAPPGDFNPTLLLFLVVVAMLVLSNFGYWLWEWPDWLCFSVNTLCLHCAGTVIHDACHQSAHRNRVINALLGHGSALILAFAFPVFTRVHLQHHGHVNHPQDDPDHYVSTGGPLWLIAVRFLYHEVFFFQRKLWRKYELLEWFISRLIVGAIFYISVQYHFLGYILNFWFIPAFLVGIALGLFFDYLPHRPFVERDRWKNARVYPNQILNILILGQNYHLIHHLWPSIPWYNYQPAYHVMKPLLDEKGCYQTSGLLQKKDFFEFVYDIFLGIRFHHHKATEK; encoded by the coding sequence ATGCTCACGTCGGAGGCACAAAAGCCACTGGCAATCCCGCCCAAGGAATTTTTAGCGCCTCCCGGTGATTTCAACCCGACGCTACTGCTGTTTTTGGTAGTTGTGGCAATGTTAGTTTTATCTAACTTCGGTTACTGGTTGTGGGAATGGCCGGATTGGTTATGCTTTAGCGTTAATACTCTGTGCTTGCATTGTGCTGGAACGGTAATTCACGATGCTTGTCACCAATCAGCCCATCGCAATCGAGTCATCAACGCTTTGTTAGGTCATGGTAGTGCTTTAATACTGGCTTTTGCCTTTCCAGTTTTTACACGGGTACATTTACAGCATCACGGACATGTCAATCATCCCCAGGATGACCCAGATCATTATGTCTCCACTGGTGGGCCGTTGTGGCTGATTGCGGTACGGTTTTTGTACCACGAGGTATTTTTCTTTCAACGGAAACTGTGGCGTAAATATGAACTTCTGGAATGGTTTATTAGCCGCTTGATTGTTGGGGCAATTTTTTATATTTCCGTTCAGTACCACTTTTTGGGTTATATTCTCAATTTTTGGTTCATCCCGGCGTTTTTAGTGGGAATAGCATTGGGATTATTTTTTGATTATTTACCACATCGTCCTTTTGTGGAACGCGATCGCTGGAAAAATGCCCGCGTCTACCCGAACCAAATTCTGAATATCCTGATTTTGGGGCAGAACTACCATCTAATTCATCATTTGTGGCCTTCCATTCCCTGGTATAATTACCAACCTGCATATCATGTAATGAAGCCGCTTTTAGATGAAAAGGGATGTTATCAAACTTCAGGACTATTACAGAAAAAAGACTTTTTTGAGTTTGTTTACGATATTTTCTTAGGGATTCGATTTCATCACCACAAAGCGACTGAAAAATAA
- a CDS encoding IS110 family transposase — protein sequence MSKIVLGIDISKKDFHVTLILENQTTKSKVFKNNPEGFVNLQNWLIKQGATQVHGCMEATSTYGEALAEFLVENGHKVSVVNPSRIKGFAKSELLRTKTDKVDAAVIARFCLAIAPELWTPLPVEVKELQALLRRLESLTDMYQQEQNRLETATPTVAALIESHLEQLKQLIVQVKQLIHDHFERHPDLKAKRDLLTSIPGIGEQTAAVLLTEIGCLEQYRNARQLAAHAGLTPQERSSGSSVQAKSHLSRIGNARLRKALYMPAVAAMRHNPLLKLFAQRLLDRGKVKMQVLGAVMRKLLHFAFAILKSQKPFDPDYLAHAS from the coding sequence ATGTCAAAAATAGTTCTCGGTATCGATATCAGTAAAAAAGATTTTCATGTGACTTTGATACTGGAGAACCAAACCACAAAATCCAAAGTCTTTAAAAACAATCCAGAAGGTTTTGTTAACCTACAAAACTGGCTCATCAAACAAGGAGCGACTCAAGTTCATGGCTGCATGGAAGCGACAAGCACCTATGGCGAAGCATTGGCAGAGTTTTTAGTGGAGAATGGTCACAAAGTCAGTGTGGTCAATCCATCCCGCATTAAAGGATTTGCCAAGAGCGAACTACTTCGTACTAAGACGGACAAAGTAGATGCCGCAGTGATTGCGCGTTTTTGTCTGGCGATTGCCCCAGAACTTTGGACTCCTTTACCAGTTGAGGTGAAAGAGCTTCAAGCGCTCCTTCGTCGTTTAGAATCGCTCACGGACATGTACCAACAGGAGCAGAATCGGTTAGAAACTGCCACACCCACTGTTGCCGCTTTAATTGAGTCTCATTTAGAGCAGTTAAAACAGCTGATTGTCCAGGTGAAACAACTGATTCACGACCACTTTGAGCGCCATCCTGATTTGAAGGCCAAGCGCGACCTTTTAACCTCAATCCCTGGTATTGGTGAGCAGACTGCGGCTGTGCTGTTAACCGAAATCGGTTGTCTTGAACAATACCGCAACGCTCGCCAGTTAGCTGCTCATGCTGGCTTAACTCCCCAAGAACGTTCTAGTGGTTCTTCGGTACAAGCTAAGTCTCACTTATCGCGAATTGGCAATGCCCGACTCCGAAAGGCACTTTATATGCCTGCTGTCGCTGCTATGCGCCATAATCCTTTGCTGAAATTATTTGCACAGCGATTACTTGACCGTGGCAAGGTCAAAATGCAAGTCCTTGGTGCTGTTATGCGTAAGCTCTTGCATTTTGCTTTTGCGATTTTAAAATCCCAAAAGCCTTTTGACCCTGATTATCTCGCTCATGCCTCTTGA
- a CDS encoding Gfo/Idh/MocA family protein: MSSSPTTAPKSIAIVGCGFVADYYLKSLPLHPELKLVGVMDRNGDRSAKFAAYHSISRVYSSLEELLADDNVDIVLNLTNPSSHYSVSKAALEAGKHVYSEKPLAMSMWQAEELVNLAEQRGLYISSAPCSLLSETAQTVWKALRENKVGKVRLVYAEMDDGLVHKMPYQKWLSQSGTPWPYKDEFEVGCTLEHAGYYVTWLTAFFGPAETVSAFSSCLVPDKQTDIPLDMNAPDFSVACIKFASGVVARLTCSIVAPHDHSLRIIGDDGILGIKDCWYYGSPVYIRRSITIRRKRLEGIWKQNYPLVRKAARLGSRSAQEMDFCRGVAEMADAIAGERPSRLSARFSLHNNELVLAIHNSLETGSPYKLTTSFEPIEPMPWAQ, translated from the coding sequence GTGTCTTCCTCCCCAACTACTGCTCCAAAATCCATTGCTATTGTTGGCTGCGGATTTGTTGCTGATTACTATCTGAAATCACTCCCACTCCACCCAGAACTCAAATTGGTGGGAGTGATGGATCGCAATGGCGATCGCTCCGCTAAATTTGCTGCTTACCATTCTATTTCTCGTGTTTACAGTTCCTTAGAAGAACTGCTGGCGGATGACAATGTTGATATTGTCTTGAATCTCACCAACCCTAGTAGTCATTACTCAGTTTCTAAAGCTGCTTTAGAGGCTGGTAAACACGTCTACTCTGAGAAACCTCTGGCAATGTCCATGTGGCAAGCTGAGGAATTGGTAAACTTAGCCGAACAACGGGGTTTATATATCTCCTCTGCACCATGCAGCCTGTTGAGCGAAACTGCTCAAACAGTTTGGAAGGCTCTACGGGAAAATAAAGTTGGCAAGGTGCGACTAGTCTACGCCGAAATGGATGATGGACTAGTTCATAAGATGCCTTATCAAAAATGGTTGAGTCAATCGGGGACTCCTTGGCCTTACAAGGATGAGTTTGAGGTTGGTTGTACTTTAGAACATGCTGGTTATTACGTCACCTGGCTAACTGCATTCTTTGGCCCAGCAGAAACCGTTTCTGCTTTTTCATCATGTCTAGTTCCTGATAAGCAGACAGATATTCCTCTAGATATGAACGCTCCAGATTTTTCTGTAGCCTGTATTAAATTTGCTTCCGGTGTGGTTGCTAGACTGACTTGCAGTATCGTTGCACCCCATGACCACTCATTAAGAATTATTGGGGATGACGGTATACTTGGGATTAAAGATTGTTGGTATTATGGCTCGCCGGTCTACATCAGACGTAGTATTACTATCAGGCGCAAGCGGCTGGAAGGCATTTGGAAGCAAAATTATCCGTTAGTCAGAAAAGCAGCGCGATTAGGATCTAGAAGCGCTCAAGAAATGGATTTTTGCCGGGGTGTGGCAGAAATGGCGGATGCGATCGCTGGGGAGCGTCCCTCTCGACTTTCAGCGAGATTTTCTCTGCATAATAATGAACTTGTCTTGGCTATCCATAACTCTCTCGAAACAGGCTCGCCTTATAAACTGACAACCTCTTTTGAGCCAATTGAACCAATGCCTTGGGCACAATAA
- a CDS encoding GMC oxidoreductase, which yields MKFNDLRQLEDDLVIETDLCIVGSGFAGLSIAKEFANTKTEVWVIESGGLSDEPDTQSLYEIESVGAPRVMNQDVIRYRILGGTSHIWTGRCAPFDNIDFQQRSWVPYSGWPITRDSLENYLERAGENLRIGPNCYDERLWEQFKVPRPTPLLNEKLVRPQFWQFSRENNYSSEPVRFRNQAPDAPNIHFLLHANVTHINTNEAGNRVESVEVSTLEKKRAQIKAKVILLCCGGIENARLLLASNRTVPYGVGNQNDMVGRFLMDHPGAIVGTFDQKKSDSLQDRFGHYWLDDQQGRHTYLQGIALSSEIQEQEQLLNCAAFVEVPPASDDPASALRELKSAFKNKQLTKKAYEDAIAVLRQPMAIAQGFYRRLVQNRPPIPKADAIYLTCLVEQLPDPESRVTLSNRTDALGMPLSQLNWKISEQERQTVRRLAHLIHQEFQRLGLPQPKLSEWLDAKENWQTNFTDRAHPTGTTRMSVNPKQGVVDENGQVHGVEGLFIAGSSVFPTTGHANSTLMLIALSIRLADWLKVNQFNSASVQVSRETVAIVK from the coding sequence GTGAAATTTAATGATCTCAGGCAATTAGAAGACGATTTAGTAATTGAAACAGATTTGTGTATTGTAGGTAGTGGATTTGCGGGTTTATCCATTGCTAAAGAGTTTGCCAATACGAAAACTGAAGTTTGGGTGATCGAGAGCGGTGGCTTGTCAGATGAACCTGATACTCAATCACTTTACGAAATTGAAAGTGTTGGTGCGCCCAGGGTGATGAATCAGGATGTTATTCGCTATCGGATTTTGGGGGGGACATCGCATATCTGGACTGGGCGTTGCGCGCCATTCGACAACATTGATTTTCAGCAGCGATCCTGGGTTCCCTACTCAGGCTGGCCTATCACCCGCGACAGTTTGGAAAATTATTTGGAGCGAGCTGGAGAAAATCTGAGAATTGGACCCAATTGCTACGATGAGCGACTTTGGGAGCAGTTCAAAGTGCCGCGTCCTACCCCTCTTCTCAACGAGAAACTGGTCAGACCCCAGTTTTGGCAGTTTAGCCGAGAAAATAATTATTCCTCTGAACCTGTGCGCTTTCGTAACCAGGCTCCAGATGCCCCCAACATCCACTTTCTGCTGCACGCGAATGTCACCCACATTAATACCAACGAAGCTGGCAACCGTGTTGAGTCGGTAGAAGTCAGTACATTAGAGAAAAAGCGGGCGCAAATCAAAGCTAAGGTGATTTTACTCTGCTGTGGTGGCATTGAAAATGCTCGATTGCTGTTAGCCTCCAACCGCACGGTTCCCTATGGTGTGGGCAATCAAAATGACATGGTGGGTCGGTTTCTCATGGATCATCCAGGCGCCATTGTCGGCACTTTCGATCAGAAAAAGTCTGATTCACTCCAGGATCGTTTTGGACACTACTGGTTAGATGATCAGCAAGGACGGCACACTTATCTCCAAGGTATTGCTCTAAGTTCAGAGATTCAGGAGCAAGAACAGCTGCTCAATTGCGCGGCTTTTGTAGAAGTACCACCAGCATCAGATGATCCGGCTTCAGCCCTACGAGAACTCAAATCGGCGTTTAAGAACAAACAGTTAACAAAAAAAGCCTACGAGGATGCGATCGCTGTTTTGAGGCAACCGATGGCAATAGCTCAAGGATTTTACCGTCGGCTTGTGCAAAATCGTCCGCCTATTCCCAAGGCAGATGCAATTTACCTGACTTGTTTGGTAGAGCAACTACCTGATCCAGAGAGTCGGGTGACACTCTCTAATCGCACAGATGCTTTGGGAATGCCACTTTCCCAGCTGAATTGGAAAATCAGTGAGCAGGAACGGCAGACAGTACGACGACTAGCTCACTTAATCCATCAAGAGTTTCAGCGGCTGGGACTCCCTCAACCCAAACTCTCCGAGTGGCTAGATGCTAAAGAAAATTGGCAGACTAACTTTACTGATCGAGCGCATCCTACTGGGACTACCCGAATGTCGGTTAATCCCAAACAAGGGGTAGTGGATGAAAATGGACAGGTACATGGTGTTGAAGGACTCTTTATTGCTGGTAGTTCTGTCTTCCCCACAACAGGTCATGCCAATTCCACGTTAATGTTGATCGCCCTGTCTATTCGTCTTGCTGATTGGTTGAAAGTGAATCAGTTTAACAGTGCTAGCGTGCAGGTCAGTAGAGAGACAGTTGCTATTGTAAAGTGA
- the pyk gene encoding pyruvate kinase, whose amino-acid sequence MQLRDSIRRTKIVATIGPATSSPEMLKAIIEAGATTLRLNFSHGTHADHQRNIRLIRQTAFELNQPVAILQDLQGPKIRLGKFENGSIIVAKGDRFTLTNRPVIGTQDISCITYDYLAEEVPVGAKILLDDGRVEMLVEEINRDKGDLHCRVTVPGKLSNNKGVNFPGVYLSIKAMTDKDREDLMFGLDQGVDWVALSFVRNPQDLIEIKELISSTGKYVPVVAKIEKHEAIEQMEAVLALCDGVMVARGDLGVELPAEDVPILQKRLIATANRLGIPIITATQMLDSMVSNPRPTRAEVSDVANAILDGTDAVMLSNETAVGDFPVEAVATMARIAERIEQEEALSSTVRQLRDARRSIPNAISQAVGQIAEQLGAAAIMTLTQTGATARNVSKFRPRTPILAITPHVNVARQLQMVWGVKPLLVLGLPSTGQTFQAAINVAQENELLTEGDLVVMTAGTLQGVSGSTDLIKVEVVTAVLGQGIGLGQGSVSGRARVAHTGMEVSNFNPGDILVAPRTSADFVEAIRKAAGIITEDESLTSHAAVIGLRLGVPVIVGVKKATQVIRDGAILTMDLQRGLIYSGAVGTP is encoded by the coding sequence ATGCAATTAAGAGATTCTATACGCCGGACAAAAATTGTCGCTACGATTGGTCCCGCAACTAGCAGCCCAGAAATGCTCAAGGCGATCATTGAAGCGGGTGCAACTACGCTGCGGCTAAACTTTTCCCACGGAACCCATGCTGACCATCAGCGGAATATTCGCTTAATTCGGCAAACTGCCTTTGAACTCAATCAGCCAGTGGCAATTCTCCAAGACTTGCAAGGGCCGAAAATTCGCTTGGGTAAGTTTGAGAATGGGTCGATAATTGTTGCCAAAGGCGATCGCTTCACCTTGACAAATCGTCCAGTGATCGGCACACAGGATATTAGCTGCATCACTTACGATTATTTAGCTGAAGAAGTCCCGGTTGGCGCTAAAATCCTCCTCGATGATGGGCGAGTAGAAATGCTGGTCGAGGAGATTAACCGCGATAAAGGTGATTTACATTGTCGTGTTACGGTTCCTGGTAAACTTTCCAACAACAAAGGTGTAAACTTTCCTGGAGTTTATCTTTCAATTAAAGCTATGACCGACAAAGACCGAGAGGATCTCATGTTCGGTCTAGATCAAGGTGTAGATTGGGTAGCACTTTCCTTTGTCCGCAACCCCCAGGATTTAATTGAAATCAAAGAACTAATTTCTAGTACTGGTAAATATGTGCCAGTAGTTGCCAAAATTGAAAAGCATGAAGCCATTGAACAAATGGAAGCAGTTCTGGCTTTGTGTGACGGCGTGATGGTAGCCAGAGGCGACTTAGGTGTGGAACTACCAGCCGAAGATGTCCCCATTCTGCAAAAGCGGCTGATTGCTACAGCCAACCGCTTGGGGATTCCTATCATCACCGCCACCCAAATGTTAGACAGCATGGTGAGCAATCCCCGTCCCACCCGTGCTGAAGTATCGGATGTGGCCAATGCGATTTTAGATGGCACGGATGCAGTCATGCTCTCTAATGAAACCGCTGTTGGCGACTTTCCAGTAGAAGCTGTGGCGACAATGGCACGCATTGCGGAACGGATTGAGCAGGAAGAGGCGCTCAGTTCTACAGTCCGTCAGTTAAGAGATGCTAGGCGTTCCATTCCCAACGCCATTAGTCAAGCTGTAGGTCAAATTGCAGAGCAACTAGGTGCTGCGGCAATTATGACTTTGACGCAAACTGGAGCGACAGCCCGTAACGTTTCTAAGTTCCGTCCCCGGACACCTATTTTGGCAATTACACCCCATGTAAATGTGGCCAGACAGTTACAGATGGTGTGGGGAGTTAAACCGCTGTTAGTACTGGGACTACCTTCGACTGGGCAAACTTTTCAAGCAGCGATTAATGTCGCTCAAGAAAATGAGCTACTAACTGAGGGAGATTTGGTCGTAATGACTGCTGGTACACTCCAAGGGGTGTCTGGATCAACAGATTTAATTAAAGTTGAGGTAGTAACAGCAGTTCTCGGCCAAGGAATTGGCTTGGGACAAGGTTCTGTGAGTGGTCGTGCTAGAGTTGCTCACACTGGTATGGAAGTTAGTAACTTTAATCCTGGCGATATTTTGGTTGCTCCCCGCACCAGCGCTGATTTTGTCGAGGCGATTCGCAAAGCTGCGGGGATTATTACAGAAGATGAAAGTCTCACAAGTCATGCAGCAGTGATTGGCTTGCGTCTAGGTGTACCTGTAATTGTTGGCGTGAAGAAGGCGACGCAAGTAATTCGCGATGGGGCAATTCTGACGATGGACTTGCAACGGGGTTTAATTTACTCTGGAGCAGTCGGAACACCTTAA
- a CDS encoding glycosyltransferase family 2 protein — protein sequence MQSIGIVVIGRNEGNRLHQCLLSVVGEGITVVYVDSGSTDGSVTLARSLGAYIVELDLSIPFTAARARNSGFAYLLQIEPNIEFVQFVDGDCRVVEGWLELAQRELLTQHDVVVVCGRRREEFPNNSIYNLLCDIEWDTPIGEALACGGDSMMRVTALKNVGGFNPTLIAGEEPELCVRLRQAGGRILRIDAEMTLHDAQITRLSQWWKRSLRGGHAYAEGSWLHGAAPERHWVRESQRIWFWGLLLPFLAIAAVWSTKGLSILLLLLAYTFLAYRVYQNTRQRGLNTREAISYSLFCVLDKFPQLQGQIQFHLSRLFRQQRTLVEYKN from the coding sequence TTGCAATCAATTGGAATTGTAGTTATCGGCAGAAATGAAGGCAATCGTCTTCATCAATGCTTACTATCAGTAGTCGGCGAAGGGATAACAGTTGTTTATGTAGATTCCGGTTCAACGGATGGTAGTGTCACCCTAGCTCGTTCTCTGGGTGCATATATTGTAGAGCTTGATTTATCTATTCCATTTACTGCTGCTCGTGCCAGAAATTCCGGATTTGCATATTTATTACAAATAGAGCCAAATATTGAATTTGTGCAGTTTGTGGATGGAGATTGTCGTGTAGTCGAAGGATGGTTAGAACTTGCACAGCGCGAATTGCTAACCCAGCATGATGTTGTAGTTGTGTGTGGACGCCGCAGAGAAGAATTCCCCAACAATTCTATTTATAATCTTCTGTGTGACATCGAGTGGGACACGCCTATTGGCGAAGCTTTAGCTTGTGGCGGCGACTCTATGATGCGTGTCACGGCACTCAAAAATGTAGGTGGGTTTAATCCCACATTAATTGCAGGCGAAGAACCAGAGTTGTGCGTGCGGCTGCGGCAAGCAGGGGGCAGAATTTTGCGTATAGATGCCGAGATGACATTGCATGATGCTCAAATTACTCGTTTGAGTCAGTGGTGGAAGCGATCGCTGCGAGGTGGTCATGCTTATGCAGAGGGTTCTTGGCTACACGGCGCTGCGCCGGAACGACATTGGGTGAGAGAAAGTCAAAGGATTTGGTTTTGGGGTTTGTTGTTGCCATTTTTGGCGATCGCCGCTGTATGGTCAACTAAAGGGTTGAGCATACTCTTACTATTGCTGGCCTATACTTTCCTAGCCTATCGAGTGTACCAAAATACGCGGCAGCGAGGGTTAAACACAAGGGAGGCAATTTCCTACTCCCTATTTTGTGTGTTAGATAAATTCCCACAACTACAAGGCCAAATTCAATTTCATTTGTCTCGGTTATTCAGACAACAGCGCACTTTAGTAGAATACAAGAATTGA